Proteins from a single region of Pseudarthrobacter sp. NIBRBAC000502772:
- a CDS encoding GntR family transcriptional regulator has translation MVEHDGAKPLGKTESVYLRLKSEIENGDFQPGQALTEFMLVDHTGASRTPVREALRRLAAEGLVNIAPRVGATVARISLRSVRELFDYRRVLEPAAIRMVVEEASANPEIAQTFGGIEARFAALANEPQANDFIDEYRVLAEEFDAVLNDCTPNEHLSRAIRELRPHTARLRRIAHADRDRLMDAIEEHRGMCRAIIDGDAAAAAEALRLHLVHVDEAIFRALLSPGRDARGGDVDLVS, from the coding sequence ATGGTGGAACACGATGGCGCGAAGCCGCTGGGCAAAACAGAGTCCGTTTACCTTCGACTCAAGTCGGAGATCGAAAACGGCGACTTCCAGCCCGGTCAGGCCCTGACCGAATTCATGCTGGTGGACCACACGGGCGCTTCTCGGACCCCGGTGCGCGAGGCGCTCCGCCGGCTGGCTGCCGAGGGGCTGGTGAACATAGCTCCCCGTGTGGGCGCAACGGTTGCGCGAATATCGCTGCGAAGCGTCCGGGAGTTGTTTGACTACCGCAGGGTGCTGGAGCCCGCGGCGATCCGGATGGTCGTCGAGGAGGCCTCGGCCAATCCAGAAATCGCCCAAACGTTCGGTGGGATCGAGGCCAGGTTTGCCGCGCTGGCCAACGAGCCCCAAGCCAACGACTTCATTGACGAGTACCGCGTGCTGGCAGAGGAGTTCGACGCGGTCTTGAATGACTGCACTCCCAACGAGCATCTGTCGCGAGCGATCCGCGAGCTCCGCCCCCACACGGCGCGGCTGCGGCGTATTGCACATGCGGACCGGGACCGGCTGATGGATGCCATCGAGGAGCACCGGGGCATGTGCCGGGCTATTATTGACGGCGATGCGGCAGCCGCCGCGGAGGCACTGCGGCTCCACCTGGTGCACGTTGATGAAGCGATCTTCAGGGCCCTGCTGTCCCCGGGGCGCGACGCCCGGGGCGGGGATGTTGACCTGGTTTCCTAG
- a CDS encoding putative quinol monooxygenase translates to MMFSLWVSLEVTPEGREEFLKAITENARASVRDEAGCFRFDVIELGDYESNRFAFYEIYRDKDAFEKEHKQAPHYFTYRDIAARVVVPGSQVNVGGELRSSFSWSE, encoded by the coding sequence ATGATGTTCAGCCTTTGGGTATCCCTTGAAGTCACCCCTGAAGGACGCGAGGAATTTCTCAAGGCCATTACAGAGAATGCCCGCGCGTCAGTTCGCGACGAGGCAGGCTGCTTCCGGTTCGACGTCATCGAACTGGGAGATTACGAGTCCAACCGTTTCGCGTTCTACGAGATCTATCGGGACAAGGACGCGTTTGAGAAAGAGCACAAGCAGGCTCCCCACTACTTCACCTACCGCGACATCGCTGCCCGCGTGGTGGTTCCGGGCAGCCAGGTCAACGTGGGCGGCGAATTGCGCAGTTCGTTCAGCTGGTCCGAATAG
- a CDS encoding CitMHS family transporter, with amino-acid sequence MMLVALGFLMIALFMYLVMAKKATPIATLILVPLAFGLFAGAGLGIGDMVMESIGKLAPTAALLFFAIIFFGTMIDVGLFDPLIRAILRFAGNDPMKLVIGTALLTSIVSLDGDGSTTFIIVTSAFLPLYLRLGMSPVVLTVVAALSNGVLNTVPWGGSTSRAAAALNVSPIDIFVPMIPSIAAGIAAVLVLAYILGRSERKRLGEVFLDDGRGVLGLRNVERESVLVKAGGSTSDAGTTSRGSGTGGAVHDHAHEGSSVIIANDFSASFTEDGRFIERPNARPRLIWVNFILTMAVMVVLVIDVVAPALIFMVAVGIALVLNFPRITEQSAQIKAHASSVISVVGMVFAASVLTGVMNGTGMVKAMAGWLVQIIPDSMGPFMAIIAGILSIPLTFIMTNDAFYFGVLPILSETAAHFGVEPVEMARASLVGQALHQSSPLVASFLLLIGLANVNLGDHFKKVIWRGLIVALIMLLVGGLLAAYPLF; translated from the coding sequence ATGATGCTCGTAGCACTCGGCTTTCTGATGATCGCCTTATTCATGTATCTAGTCATGGCCAAGAAGGCCACGCCCATTGCCACCCTGATCCTCGTTCCGCTTGCCTTCGGCCTGTTCGCAGGTGCCGGACTCGGTATCGGGGACATGGTGATGGAGTCTATTGGCAAGCTCGCCCCCACGGCGGCGCTCCTGTTTTTCGCCATCATCTTCTTCGGAACCATGATCGACGTTGGCCTCTTCGATCCCCTGATCCGGGCGATCCTCAGGTTCGCCGGCAACGACCCCATGAAATTGGTGATCGGAACTGCCCTGCTGACGTCCATCGTTTCGCTCGACGGGGACGGCTCCACGACGTTCATCATCGTCACCTCGGCGTTCCTGCCGCTGTATCTGCGCCTGGGTATGAGCCCCGTGGTCCTGACGGTCGTCGCTGCACTCTCAAATGGCGTCCTCAATACGGTTCCATGGGGCGGATCCACCTCCCGCGCGGCTGCTGCCCTCAACGTCTCCCCCATCGACATCTTTGTTCCGATGATTCCGTCCATCGCTGCAGGGATCGCCGCCGTCCTCGTTCTCGCCTACATCCTGGGCCGCAGCGAGCGGAAGCGCCTCGGAGAGGTCTTCCTGGACGACGGCCGCGGCGTCCTGGGCCTGCGCAACGTCGAACGCGAGAGCGTCCTGGTGAAAGCGGGCGGGTCAACGTCCGACGCCGGAACAACGTCTCGCGGGTCCGGCACCGGAGGTGCCGTCCACGACCACGCCCACGAGGGCTCCTCGGTCATCATCGCCAACGACTTCTCCGCCTCCTTCACCGAGGACGGCAGGTTCATCGAGAGGCCTAACGCCCGGCCCCGGCTCATCTGGGTGAACTTCATCCTGACCATGGCAGTCATGGTCGTCCTGGTGATTGACGTCGTCGCCCCGGCGCTGATCTTCATGGTGGCCGTAGGCATCGCGCTGGTTCTCAACTTCCCCCGCATCACCGAACAGTCAGCCCAGATCAAGGCACACGCCTCCAGCGTCATCTCGGTGGTCGGCATGGTCTTCGCCGCTTCGGTCCTGACCGGGGTTATGAACGGCACCGGCATGGTCAAAGCCATGGCCGGCTGGCTGGTCCAGATCATCCCTGATTCCATGGGCCCGTTCATGGCCATCATCGCCGGCATCCTCAGCATCCCACTCACGTTCATCATGACCAACGACGCCTTCTACTTCGGCGTCCTGCCCATCCTTTCCGAAACGGCAGCACACTTCGGCGTCGAGCCGGTCGAGATGGCACGCGCGTCCCTCGTGGGGCAAGCCCTCCACCAGTCCAGTCCCCTCGTGGCCTCCTTCCTGCTGTTGATCGGCTTGGCCAACGTCAACCTGGGCGACCACTTCAAGAAGGTCATCTGGCGGGGGCTTATCGTCGCCTTGATCATGCTGCTCGTCGGCGGGCTCCTCGCCGCATACCCCCTGTTCTAG
- a CDS encoding Ldh family oxidoreductase, whose protein sequence is MPVTQPKVSRDHLVPQHIAGLAAEILLAHGVPQDDADLVADSLVQSDLWGHQSHGVLRLPWYVERIRKGAMSAVTEPETLVDTGALLLLDGKDGIGQVITERARVEAVARAKAHGVGAVGVRNSNHFGTAMYYTRRAAADGCVAILTTNASPAMAPWGGREKLIGTNPWSIAAPYGDSAVAVDIANTAVARGKIYLARQRGEAIPDSWALTPDGARTTDAAAAIDGVVLPMAGHKGYAISFMMDILSGALTGSQVGKGVNGPYMADKPSGCGHMFIAIDVATLGSQADFQARVTELIEDVKATPLAQDATKIYYPGEIEDRNDVRHRAEGGLVLPEQTLRDLHLLAEQSGLDATAVLGERP, encoded by the coding sequence ATGCCGGTCACGCAACCGAAGGTCAGCCGGGACCATTTGGTCCCGCAACACATTGCCGGCCTCGCCGCCGAAATCCTCCTCGCGCATGGTGTTCCGCAGGACGACGCTGATCTTGTGGCGGACAGCCTGGTCCAGTCCGACCTCTGGGGGCACCAGTCCCACGGCGTACTCCGATTGCCGTGGTACGTCGAGCGCATCCGAAAAGGTGCCATGAGCGCGGTGACCGAACCCGAGACGCTGGTGGATACCGGCGCACTCCTGCTTTTGGACGGCAAGGACGGCATAGGCCAGGTCATCACCGAACGGGCCCGCGTTGAGGCCGTTGCCCGCGCCAAAGCGCACGGCGTCGGGGCCGTGGGCGTTCGCAATTCCAACCATTTTGGGACGGCGATGTACTACACGCGCCGCGCTGCCGCCGATGGCTGCGTGGCCATCCTCACTACCAACGCCTCCCCGGCCATGGCGCCGTGGGGCGGCCGGGAGAAACTGATCGGCACCAATCCATGGTCTATCGCCGCCCCTTACGGCGACTCTGCGGTCGCCGTCGACATTGCCAACACTGCTGTGGCCCGCGGCAAAATCTATCTGGCGCGCCAGCGCGGCGAAGCTATCCCTGATTCGTGGGCGCTGACTCCGGATGGCGCGCGGACCACCGACGCCGCTGCCGCCATCGACGGCGTGGTCCTGCCGATGGCCGGCCACAAGGGCTACGCCATCTCCTTCATGATGGACATCCTTTCCGGCGCTTTGACCGGCAGCCAGGTAGGGAAGGGAGTAAACGGCCCCTACATGGCGGACAAGCCCAGCGGCTGCGGACATATGTTCATCGCAATCGACGTGGCAACGCTCGGCTCCCAGGCGGACTTCCAGGCCAGGGTCACGGAACTGATCGAAGACGTCAAAGCAACACCGCTGGCCCAGGACGCGACCAAAATCTACTATCCAGGCGAAATCGAGGACCGGAACGACGTCCGCCACAGGGCTGAAGGCGGGCTGGTGCTTCCGGAACAGACCCTCAGGGACCTGCACCTCCTGGCGGAACAGTCGGGCCTTGATGCCACGGCTGTCCTAGGCGAGCGGCCCTGA
- a CDS encoding AraC family transcriptional regulator, with translation MSCPGPAAAVRQPLLVCARSSGCEVRKNPSGPSAHLILNLSSTYRLIDPFAGAGAWGPERGATVPGTTERGATEVAVGFYSGVQRSYLISENPPQLFNIGAVLEPYGIAALTDVPPSQLQGTVQDTDRFLPGFSALRDRLADADPAAAFEALDAFLTSRVHGGVRHRTRVDERTQAAVALLADEDIPVAELSRRLGISPSTLQRIMMRDCGITPKSYADVCRFYRFVNAAAQLPAGSASGGELLALADYYDQPHLIRTFRRFSGFMPSEYLRLIRQHGPDYATFVPLETPTAVR, from the coding sequence GTGTCCTGCCCCGGCCCGGCTGCAGCCGTACGTCAGCCGCTTCTGGTTTGTGCGCGGAGCTCTGGCTGCGAAGTACGAAAAAATCCTTCCGGGCCATCCGCACACCTGATTCTCAACCTGTCCTCGACATACCGCCTGATCGACCCGTTTGCCGGGGCCGGGGCCTGGGGGCCTGAACGGGGCGCGACGGTACCGGGCACCACCGAACGGGGCGCCACAGAGGTCGCCGTCGGCTTCTATTCCGGCGTCCAGCGCAGCTACCTCATCAGCGAAAACCCGCCGCAACTGTTCAATATCGGGGCTGTGCTGGAGCCTTACGGCATCGCCGCGTTGACTGACGTGCCGCCGTCGCAACTGCAGGGCACCGTGCAGGACACGGACCGCTTCCTGCCCGGATTTTCGGCCCTGCGTGACCGACTGGCAGACGCCGATCCGGCCGCCGCCTTCGAGGCGCTTGATGCCTTCCTCACGTCCCGGGTCCATGGCGGCGTGCGCCACCGCACGCGCGTGGACGAGCGCACGCAGGCGGCAGTGGCACTGCTGGCAGACGAGGACATCCCGGTGGCCGAGCTGAGCCGCCGCCTGGGCATCAGCCCGTCCACGCTGCAGCGCATCATGATGCGCGACTGCGGGATCACGCCCAAAAGCTACGCCGACGTCTGCCGTTTCTACCGCTTTGTCAACGCCGCAGCCCAGCTGCCCGCCGGCAGTGCAAGCGGCGGCGAGCTCCTGGCCCTGGCCGATTACTACGACCAGCCCCACCTGATCCGCACCTTCCGGCGCTTCAGCGGATTCATGCCGTCGGAATACCTCCGCCTCATCCGCCAACACGGCCCCGATTACGCCACCTTC